From the Quercus lobata isolate SW786 chromosome 6, ValleyOak3.0 Primary Assembly, whole genome shotgun sequence genome, one window contains:
- the LOC115993648 gene encoding DNA-directed RNA polymerases II, IV and V subunit 8B-like encodes MGELIFDDIFKVQRVNPDGKKYDKVTRIEARSEKCDMFMQLDVNTEIYPIDKEERFLVALSTTLSLEGGQKSLADKFEYIMHGKLYKISDEPEAKTLDGSSGPGVTVDIYVSFGGLQLMLKGDPSHCGGFELDQKLFLLMRKLT; translated from the exons ATGGGTGAGCTCatttttgatgatatttttaaggTGCAGCGCGTGAATCCAGACGGCAAAAAATATGATAAAG TTACTCGAATTGAAGCACGGAGTGAGAAGTGTGACATGTTCATGCAACTAGATGTGAATACAGAGATTTATCCTATTgataaagaagagagatttttggTGGCATTATCTACCACACTAAGTTTGGAG GGTGGGCAGAAGTCACTTGCAGACAAGTTTGAATACATCATGCATGGGAAACTTTATAAGATTTCAGATGAACCTGAAGCTAAAACTTTAGATGGAAGTTCAGGTCCTGGGGTAACAGT GGATATATATGTTTCATTTGGTGGGCTCCAGTTGATGCTGAAAGGTGATCCGTCCCATTGTGGTGGGTTTGAGCTTGATCAGAAATTGTTTCTCCTTATGAGGAAGCTGACATGA